One part of the Candidatus Neomarinimicrobiota bacterium genome encodes these proteins:
- a CDS encoding glycoside hydrolase family 9 protein — MLERKGIGKKVEFLTLVVIIFIIALNVFSQDLIINNLGYFEKPGLNILVFSNRYTGYFFDEKTAGIEIIHHGVRVAQGGGVRLQPTPEQWDLIPRVEKRIVNRDENSIEVVLCYEQFDFHPRIVVKSEGESVKIMVYLDEPLPERLVGHAGLNLEFLPSAYFEKTFLMDNEPGIFPLYPTGPTVVKPIREKIRQFAGHSTFDDRGRGEFIEPLPIAVGNELVIAPEDPYRHIRIKSEKGKLMLYDGRNLAQNGWFVVRTVLPAEKTGEVVKWTLWANTVKKWKREPNITFSQVGYHPLQEKIAVIEHDKDDKVLKSAVLYKINPDGTHKKVFKKDVKEWGLFLRYRYGIFDFSEVQDTGLFIIRYGKYTTNPFPISRDVYKKIWEPTLGIFFPVQMDHMFVNEAYRVWHGLPYMDDALQAPINHVHFDGYFMRDTTDTKYKPFERIPGLNVGGWFDAGDFDIQTGHHCTAILNFVDTWEIFKVDYDQTYIDQKNRYVDIHRPDGKPDILQQIEHGTLQLVAQMKNIGHAVRGIVVGNLHQYTHLGDAHSITDGLMYDSTLAPGEVKCNRSGNMDDRWVFTNKDPALNYHTIAALAAAYRALKDFNDELAAQCISIAKSAWISQHEETGWDVISESPHPWYRRYRIYMINNELRAAFELYKTTEDKQYLDRFEKLVWVALDSALNSNIGIAVRAIPFFSGEYKEKLISYIEKFSRYCEDFKEENPFGVLIGFRPWAGNHELMEWGTTCYHVYKAFPDLLSPNYTIRSLNYVLGMHPYSNLSFVSAVGVKSKKVAYGGNRADFSFIAGGVVPGVLMLKPDFPENKEDWPFLWGENEYVISTCSVYIFLANAVNDLLVH, encoded by the coding sequence ATGTTAGAAAGGAAAGGGATTGGTAAAAAGGTAGAATTTCTGACTCTTGTTGTTATTATTTTTATCATTGCTTTAAATGTTTTTAGCCAGGATTTAATTATTAATAATCTCGGATATTTTGAAAAACCGGGATTAAACATCCTTGTCTTTAGCAATCGATATACAGGCTATTTTTTTGATGAAAAGACAGCAGGAATAGAAATTATTCACCATGGTGTTAGAGTTGCTCAAGGAGGAGGGGTAAGGCTTCAGCCTACACCGGAACAGTGGGATTTAATACCAAGGGTGGAGAAGAGGATAGTTAATCGTGATGAAAATAGTATTGAAGTTGTGTTATGTTATGAGCAGTTTGATTTTCACCCAAGAATAGTTGTCAAGTCGGAAGGTGAGTCGGTAAAAATTATGGTGTATCTTGATGAACCGTTACCAGAAAGATTGGTGGGTCATGCCGGCTTAAACCTTGAATTTTTACCATCTGCGTATTTTGAAAAGACATTTTTAATGGATAATGAACCCGGGATATTTCCACTGTATCCAACAGGTCCTACAGTTGTAAAACCTATCAGGGAAAAAATCCGTCAGTTTGCTGGGCATTCTACTTTTGATGATAGAGGAAGAGGGGAATTTATTGAACCTTTACCAATAGCTGTTGGAAATGAATTGGTTATCGCTCCTGAAGATCCATATCGTCACATTAGAATAAAATCTGAAAAAGGTAAATTGATGTTATATGACGGCAGAAATCTGGCTCAAAATGGATGGTTTGTTGTAAGGACAGTACTTCCAGCGGAAAAAACCGGGGAAGTAGTAAAATGGACACTCTGGGCAAATACAGTGAAAAAGTGGAAGAGAGAACCAAACATAACCTTTTCTCAGGTTGGTTATCATCCACTACAGGAAAAAATTGCAGTGATTGAGCATGATAAAGATGATAAAGTATTAAAGAGTGCTGTACTTTACAAAATTAATCCTGATGGAACTCATAAGAAGGTATTTAAAAAAGATGTGAAAGAGTGGGGATTATTTTTACGATATAGATACGGTATATTTGATTTTTCTGAGGTACAGGATACAGGGCTATTTATAATTAGGTATGGTAAATACACTACAAATCCTTTTCCAATTTCAAGAGACGTTTATAAAAAAATCTGGGAGCCAACGCTCGGGATCTTTTTCCCCGTACAAATGGATCATATGTTTGTAAACGAAGCGTATCGGGTATGGCATGGATTGCCCTATATGGATGATGCATTACAGGCACCAATAAACCATGTACATTTCGACGGCTACTTTATGCGGGATACTACAGACACCAAGTATAAACCTTTTGAACGTATACCTGGATTGAATGTAGGTGGATGGTTTGATGCTGGTGATTTTGATATACAGACTGGTCACCATTGTACGGCAATTTTGAATTTTGTAGATACATGGGAAATTTTTAAAGTTGACTATGATCAAACATATATTGACCAAAAAAATAGATATGTGGATATTCACAGACCTGATGGTAAGCCTGACATACTTCAGCAAATAGAACATGGAACGTTGCAGCTTGTTGCTCAGATGAAAAATATTGGACATGCTGTAAGGGGGATAGTTGTAGGTAATTTGCATCAGTATACACATCTGGGAGATGCTCATTCTATTACTGATGGGTTAATGTATGACTCAACTCTTGCGCCTGGTGAAGTTAAATGTAATAGAAGCGGGAATATGGATGATAGATGGGTTTTTACAAATAAAGACCCAGCATTAAATTACCATACAATAGCTGCTTTAGCTGCTGCTTATAGAGCATTAAAGGATTTCAATGATGAATTAGCAGCACAATGTATAAGTATTGCAAAAAGTGCATGGATAAGTCAGCATGAAGAAACGGGATGGGATGTCATTTCAGAATCTCCACATCCATGGTATAGGAGATACAGGATATATATGATAAATAATGAACTAAGGGCTGCTTTTGAGTTATATAAGACCACAGAGGATAAGCAATATCTTGATAGATTTGAAAAATTGGTATGGGTAGCTCTTGACTCAGCATTGAATTCAAATATAGGGATAGCAGTTAGAGCTATACCTTTTTTTAGTGGTGAATATAAAGAAAAGCTTATATCATATATTGAGAAGTTTAGTAGGTATTGCGAAGATTTTAAAGAAGAAAATCCTTTTGGTGTACTAATTGGTTTTAGACCCTGGGCAGGAAATCATGAACTAATGGAGTGGGGAACTACCTGCTATCATGTTTATAAAGCTTTTCCGGATTTATTATCCCCAAATTATACTATCCGATCTTTGAATTATGTTCTTGGAATGCATCCATATTCAAATCTTTCATTTGTTTCAGCTGTTGGAGTAAAATCGAAGAAAGTAGCTTATGGTGGTAATAGAGCGGATTTTTCCTTTATTGCCGGAGGGGTTGTCCCTGGAGTTTTAATGCTAAAACCTGATTTTCCTGAAAATAAAGAGGACTGGCCATTTTTATGGGGAGAAAATGAGTATGTGATTAGTACCTGCTCTGTATATATCTTTCTAGCTAATGCAGTAAATGATCTTTTAGTTCATTAA
- the xylB gene encoding xylulokinase, with product MKLFAGLDVSTQGCKLVIIDTDLSKVVFVTNINYDNDLPQYNTKNGVIQGLPEGCSESDPNMWIDAVNMTFQRAKEAGITMNEIRCISVSGQQHGLVALDKDGNLSRPRSKLWNDFSTLEECEILTEKVGGLEEMIKEVGNSQRTGYTASKIFHMVRHEPENFRKSTILFLVHNFINYYLTGGVAVMEPGDTSGTALWNPATGKWSDKVINAISPDLKEKLPPVKPSDQTIGNISKELVVKFGFSPNCRIDAGSGDNMYGAIGTGNVEPGIVTVSLGTSGTAYTFMEKPYIDPTGEIAAFCDSTGHYLPLLCVSNMANGYNEIIETQKINHDEFDELVNKTKPGNNGKVLIPWYMGERTPDVPLASPIYMGFKLSEFTIENLCRAVLEGHVLNLYDGFKRMPVEVKEIRLTGGLSRSHSWCQMIADIFEAETVPVEGEGAALGAALHAAWVWTKENEKPISIKEIVKPFVKFDESRRKKPINENIPVYRIMKDLFSSLSKRVRGLEAEDPFRLRAKLVRS from the coding sequence ATGAAATTATTCGCTGGACTAGATGTGTCAACACAGGGTTGTAAACTGGTAATAATAGATACAGATTTATCCAAAGTGGTATTCGTTACAAACATTAATTACGATAATGATCTTCCACAATATAACACTAAAAATGGAGTAATACAGGGATTACCAGAGGGATGTTCAGAATCAGACCCAAATATGTGGATCGATGCAGTGAATATGACTTTTCAGAGAGCAAAAGAAGCTGGAATAACTATGAACGAAATTAGATGCATTTCTGTCAGTGGACAACAGCATGGACTGGTTGCACTTGATAAGGATGGAAATCTTTCCAGACCCAGGTCAAAGCTGTGGAACGATTTCTCAACACTTGAAGAGTGCGAAATACTTACCGAGAAGGTCGGTGGTCTGGAAGAAATGATAAAAGAAGTTGGAAACAGTCAGAGGACGGGCTATACAGCCTCTAAAATATTCCATATGGTAAGACATGAACCGGAAAACTTTAGGAAGTCCACAATACTATTTCTGGTTCACAATTTTATAAATTATTATCTAACAGGTGGCGTAGCGGTGATGGAACCTGGTGATACATCCGGCACTGCTTTATGGAATCCTGCTACAGGTAAATGGTCTGATAAAGTAATAAACGCTATCTCACCAGACCTGAAGGAAAAGCTCCCACCTGTAAAACCTTCCGATCAGACAATTGGAAATATATCAAAGGAACTCGTTGTAAAATTTGGATTTTCACCTAATTGCAGGATAGATGCAGGTTCAGGCGATAACATGTATGGTGCAATAGGCACAGGTAATGTTGAGCCAGGAATAGTGACTGTAAGCCTCGGAACAAGTGGTACAGCTTATACCTTTATGGAAAAGCCCTATATCGACCCTACAGGAGAAATAGCCGCCTTTTGTGACAGCACAGGACATTATCTTCCACTATTATGTGTATCCAATATGGCAAATGGTTATAACGAAATAATTGAAACACAAAAGATAAACCATGATGAGTTCGATGAACTTGTTAATAAAACAAAACCCGGTAATAATGGAAAAGTATTAATACCCTGGTATATGGGTGAAAGAACTCCAGATGTACCACTTGCTTCTCCAATTTATATGGGATTTAAATTATCAGAGTTCACTATTGAAAATCTATGCCGTGCAGTTCTGGAAGGTCATGTATTGAATCTCTACGATGGTTTTAAGAGAATGCCAGTCGAAGTGAAAGAAATAAGACTCACAGGTGGATTATCGCGATCCCACTCCTGGTGCCAGATGATCGCAGACATTTTTGAAGCAGAGACTGTTCCCGTCGAGGGAGAAGGAGCTGCTCTCGGCGCTGCACTACATGCCGCATGGGTCTGGACAAAAGAGAATGAAAAACCTATATCTATCAAAGAAATTGTAAAACCTTTTGTAAAATTCGATGAATCCAGAAGGAAGAAACCTATAAATGAAAATATCCCAGTATATCGAATTATGAAGGATTTATTCAGCTCACTGAGTAAAAGAGTGCGAGGGCTAGAAGCCGAAGACCCGTTTAGACTAAGAGCCAAGCTGGTTAGGAGCTAA
- a CDS encoding T9SS type A sorting domain-containing protein has translation MNLGKILFILALFSAVVFSAQDDTVMVYMASMPPIVDGYGNDECWRNAKWQPIDQVWMPYNAEVDSSDYWGRYKIMWSEEENLLYFLVEIYDDIAVGGLDLNNVQGIYNYDVLEVFIDEDKSGGLHVFDGIGSFGEEWGTNAENAFAYHIFSKFPDDGGVNYEKVVSDIAGTDWSHREDPNYADHFPEFALRRQGNLYTREFSLKVYDDTYEHSNPEDSRVKLCEGKIFGLSVAYCENDDPNEFPKKRDNFFGSVWVAREDSNNHWINADLFGTAKLIGKQTGIKMNYKMPDESIFVYPNPSVNDMNLVIQNGYTGKLEIKLYNLLGQELFYSTVIKNDLRMNYNIKISDNSIPTGVYFLKIDGVNFKRSLKVFMVNE, from the coding sequence ATGAATTTGGGAAAAATTTTATTTATCTTAGCGTTGTTTAGTGCGGTAGTGTTTTCTGCTCAGGATGATACAGTTATGGTATATATGGCTAGTATGCCACCGATAGTTGATGGCTATGGGAACGATGAGTGCTGGAGAAATGCAAAATGGCAGCCGATTGATCAGGTGTGGATGCCATATAATGCTGAGGTTGATTCCTCTGACTACTGGGGTCGATATAAAATAATGTGGTCTGAGGAGGAAAATTTACTATATTTCTTGGTTGAGATTTATGATGATATAGCTGTAGGAGGATTGGATTTAAACAATGTCCAGGGCATCTATAATTACGATGTACTGGAGGTTTTTATTGATGAAGATAAATCTGGTGGATTACATGTTTTTGATGGCATAGGTTCTTTTGGCGAAGAGTGGGGAACAAATGCAGAAAACGCTTTTGCGTATCACATATTTTCAAAATTTCCTGATGATGGTGGTGTTAATTATGAAAAAGTTGTTTCTGATATTGCAGGTACAGACTGGAGTCATAGAGAAGATCCCAATTATGCAGATCATTTTCCTGAATTTGCATTGAGAAGGCAAGGGAATCTGTACACAAGAGAATTCTCATTAAAAGTGTATGATGATACTTATGAACATTCTAATCCTGAAGATTCGAGGGTGAAGCTGTGCGAAGGGAAAATATTCGGTTTATCGGTGGCATACTGTGAAAATGATGATCCTAATGAGTTCCCTAAAAAGAGAGATAATTTTTTTGGTTCTGTCTGGGTTGCAAGAGAGGACTCGAATAATCATTGGATAAATGCCGACTTGTTTGGAACCGCTAAATTAATTGGTAAACAAACTGGTATAAAGATGAATTATAAAATGCCAGATGAGAGTATTTTTGTATACCCTAATCCTTCAGTTAATGATATGAATCTGGTAATACAAAATGGATATACAGGTAAATTAGAAATTAAATTGTATAATTTACTTGGGCAGGAATTATTTTATAGTACCGTAATAAAAAATGATTTAAGAATGAATTATAATATAAAAATTTCTGATAATTCGATTCCAACAGGTGTTTACTTTTTAAAAATAGATGGGGTTAATTTCAAGAGGTCTCTAAAAGTGTTTATGGTGAATGAGTAA
- a CDS encoding alpha-N-arabinofuranosidase, protein MRKTLSVLIILIGLFSFIIPEVKVNINLEEEKGEISKYIYGQFIEHLGNCIYNGIWAEMIQDRKFYYPIKDEYNPWRYDEDPFWNAGKFRFMGASPWEVIGPKGTVMMDTVKPFTGKHSPKVILDGDKKERGIRQYEIALVEGRKYKGYIYLCGDKKAKPVIVRFVYSNGEKIEEAFKKISDRWVKYDFSFISPASDDNVKVEIISNGKGWFKIGTLSLMPADNINGWRRDVVDLLKELNAPVYRWPGGNFVSGYNWKDGIGNRDKRPPRKNPAWRGIEPNDVGIHEFMELMEILNAEPYVAVNTGLGTPEEVVEEVEYINGDTSTYFGKLRAKNGHLNPYNVRYWAVGNEMYGSWQLGHMPLEKYLLKHIAVAKAMWSVDPEAELVAVGNVGEWTEGMLRTCNKFMDLMSEHIYCKEKKDVIEHASQLADNIRRVAEQYRKYYKDILGGKKIMIAMDEWNYWYGDYIYGELGCRYHMKDALGVARALHEFFRNNDVYYMANYAQTVNVIGCIKTTKTNATFAATGIVLKLYRNVFGKVPVGIKCNDDKLDVFAALGKNRKYLTIGIVNPTFNEKEVTINLGDREIKKEAKVWYIQNDDPMAYNEPGKPMRVDIKEKIIDVRSSVVTISPLSINIIRIDLD, encoded by the coding sequence ATGAGAAAAACATTAAGTGTATTAATTATTTTAATTGGACTGTTTAGTTTCATTATTCCAGAGGTTAAAGTAAATATTAATTTAGAAGAAGAAAAAGGGGAAATATCAAAGTACATTTATGGACAGTTCATTGAACACCTGGGAAATTGTATCTACAATGGAATATGGGCAGAAATGATCCAGGATAGGAAATTTTATTATCCCATTAAAGATGAATATAATCCATGGAGATATGACGAGGATCCATTCTGGAATGCAGGTAAGTTCAGGTTTATGGGAGCTTCTCCATGGGAAGTAATTGGTCCAAAAGGAACGGTAATGATGGATACTGTTAAGCCGTTTACAGGTAAACATAGTCCAAAAGTGATACTTGATGGTGATAAGAAGGAAAGGGGTATTCGGCAGTATGAAATAGCATTGGTCGAAGGGAGGAAGTACAAAGGATATATTTACTTATGTGGGGATAAGAAAGCTAAACCAGTTATTGTAAGATTTGTTTATTCAAATGGCGAGAAAATTGAGGAAGCTTTCAAAAAAATCAGTGATAGATGGGTTAAATATGATTTTTCCTTCATATCTCCAGCTTCTGATGATAACGTAAAAGTTGAAATTATATCGAATGGTAAAGGTTGGTTTAAAATAGGGACTCTTTCACTGATGCCAGCTGACAATATAAATGGTTGGAGAAGAGATGTTGTAGATCTGTTGAAAGAACTTAATGCACCAGTATATAGATGGCCGGGTGGAAATTTTGTGAGTGGTTATAACTGGAAAGATGGAATTGGGAATAGAGATAAAAGACCTCCAAGAAAAAATCCAGCCTGGAGAGGTATTGAACCAAATGATGTTGGAATACACGAGTTTATGGAACTGATGGAAATATTGAATGCAGAACCTTACGTTGCAGTGAATACAGGTCTTGGTACACCAGAAGAGGTGGTGGAGGAGGTGGAATATATAAATGGAGATACCAGCACTTATTTTGGAAAGCTGAGGGCAAAGAATGGCCATTTGAACCCTTATAATGTAAGGTACTGGGCTGTTGGTAACGAGATGTATGGCTCATGGCAACTTGGACACATGCCGCTGGAGAAATATTTATTGAAGCACATTGCTGTAGCCAAAGCAATGTGGTCAGTTGATCCGGAGGCAGAGCTTGTGGCTGTGGGGAATGTAGGTGAATGGACTGAGGGAATGCTAAGAACATGTAATAAATTTATGGATTTGATGAGTGAGCATATATATTGTAAGGAGAAGAAAGACGTTATAGAACATGCAAGCCAGCTTGCAGATAATATCAGAAGAGTGGCTGAGCAATACAGGAAATACTATAAAGATATACTGGGTGGGAAAAAGATTATGATAGCTATGGACGAATGGAACTACTGGTATGGGGATTATATATATGGTGAGCTTGGGTGTCGATACCATATGAAAGATGCTTTGGGTGTGGCAAGAGCACTTCATGAGTTTTTCAGAAACAATGATGTATATTATATGGCAAATTATGCTCAGACAGTAAATGTTATCGGTTGTATAAAGACAACGAAGACGAACGCAACATTTGCAGCTACGGGGATTGTCTTAAAACTTTATCGAAATGTTTTTGGTAAAGTCCCCGTTGGAATTAAGTGCAATGATGATAAGCTTGATGTTTTTGCAGCACTTGGTAAAAATAGAAAATACCTCACAATAGGTATAGTAAATCCAACATTTAATGAGAAAGAAGTAACGATAAATCTTGGAGATAGGGAAATTAAAAAAGAGGCTAAAGTCTGGTATATACAGAATGACGACCCGATGGCATATAATGAGCCAGGAAAACCAATGAGGGTGGATATAAAGGAAAAAATTATAGATGTGAGAAGTAGTGTTGTAACCATATCTCCATTATCAATTAATATAATAAGAATTGATTTAGATTAA
- a CDS encoding T9SS type A sorting domain-containing protein, translating into MGGEYIIMNNVWGAKTKQCVKFYEDSTYFRVIYSEHNNTGGTPAAYPAIFKGCHWGSCTGKNNPLSIQIKKIKEAPITWIIDTRYVDGTWNAAFDGWFDKDEIWSGSDKKYDAELMIWIDYGGGAGPSGTKVTSVDIADHKWDLYFARRENWAGWNYIAYKTVNPIDTLDIDLLDFIRDATSRGYMYSDWYFVAAEVGFEIWIDGKGLTTNRFSFDAEETNIIINYAPSPFSLKFPVYGMTLPSMNVYFSWTEAIDPDRDSVEYILNISGSNIDTMMTGINGTEYSFDGSGILEYNTTYHWRVLATDGIDTTYTKFSLFKTPSLSFIRLQNGNSYEIKLIQNFPNPFNKKTYIKFEVSIKTNIELEIFDITGKRVKNLFSGEVFPGEYIVIWDGSNFRGETVESGLYFCMLKNIELREIKKILYLK; encoded by the coding sequence ATGGGTGGTGAATACATTATAATGAACAATGTCTGGGGTGCGAAGACGAAGCAGTGCGTTAAGTTCTATGAGGATAGCACTTATTTTAGGGTCATTTATTCCGAGCATAATAATACGGGAGGTACCCCTGCAGCCTATCCTGCAATTTTTAAGGGCTGTCATTGGGGAAGTTGTACAGGAAAGAATAATCCTTTATCTATTCAAATAAAGAAAATAAAAGAAGCTCCAATTACATGGATAATAGATACCAGATATGTAGATGGTACTTGGAATGCTGCATTTGATGGATGGTTTGATAAGGATGAAATTTGGTCTGGATCTGATAAAAAGTATGATGCAGAATTAATGATTTGGATAGACTATGGCGGTGGTGCTGGTCCTAGTGGAACTAAAGTTACTTCGGTTGATATTGCAGATCATAAATGGGATTTGTATTTTGCCAGGAGAGAAAATTGGGCAGGATGGAATTACATAGCATATAAGACTGTAAATCCAATAGATACCTTGGATATTGATCTTTTAGATTTTATTAGAGATGCTACAAGTCGTGGATATATGTATTCTGATTGGTATTTTGTTGCTGCAGAAGTTGGTTTTGAAATATGGATAGATGGGAAAGGGTTAACTACAAATAGGTTTTCATTTGATGCAGAAGAAACCAACATTATAATAAACTATGCTCCTTCTCCTTTTTCATTAAAATTTCCAGTCTATGGGATGACGTTACCATCCATGAATGTTTATTTTAGTTGGACGGAGGCAATTGATCCGGATAGGGATAGTGTTGAGTATATATTGAATATCAGTGGTTCTAATATTGATACAATGATGACTGGAATAAATGGAACTGAATATTCATTTGATGGTTCAGGTATACTGGAATATAATACAACCTACCACTGGAGGGTATTAGCAACTGATGGAATAGATACTACTTATACCAAATTTAGTCTGTTTAAAACACCTTCTTTAAGCTTTATAAGACTACAAAATGGAAATTCCTATGAAATTAAGTTGATTCAAAACTTTCCGAATCCCTTTAATAAAAAAACATATATAAAATTCGAAGTGTCGATTAAAACAAATATCGAACTTGAAATTTTTGATATTACCGGGAAGAGGGTAAAAAATTTATTTTCCGGAGAAGTTTTTCCCGGGGAGTATATTGTAATCTGGGATGGTAGTAATTTTAGAGGTGAGACTGTTGAAAGTGGATTATATTTTTGTATGTTAAAGAATATTGAGTTGAGGGAGATAAAAAAGATATTGTATTTGAAATGA
- the xylA gene encoding xylose isomerase, whose product MSVNVVIGKEEYFKGIKKIQYEGPDSKNPLAFKYYDENRVVAGKPMKDHFKFAIAYWHSFCGQGLDMFGAPTKDLPWNQASSPMEAAKKKLDAAFEFITKLGVHYYCFHDRDLAPEGENLKETEKNLKEMVKIAKEKQEASGVKLLWGTANLFSHPRYMNGAATNPDFRVVAHAASQVQMAIDATIELDGENYVFWGGREGYDTLHNTDIKRELDHLAIFLQKVRDYGRTAGFKGHFLIEPKPKEPTKHQYDYDVSTVIGFIKQNGLEKDFRLNIENNHATLAMHTFTHEVLLACEHDLLGGLDINQGDLFLGWDTDEFLHDLYQATELMLILLQHGGMKVGGMNFDAKTRRNSTDLEDLFIAHISSMDTLARGLLIANEILEKSDYLKMRKERYASFDSGDGAKFEKGELSLPEIAKLAYEYGEPELISGKQELFEALINMYIK is encoded by the coding sequence ATGTCAGTTAATGTTGTAATAGGAAAGGAAGAATATTTTAAAGGTATTAAAAAGATCCAATACGAGGGACCCGATTCTAAAAATCCATTAGCATTTAAATACTATGATGAGAACAGGGTTGTTGCTGGTAAACCAATGAAAGACCATTTCAAATTTGCTATTGCCTATTGGCATTCATTCTGCGGGCAGGGACTTGACATGTTCGGAGCTCCAACCAAAGATCTTCCATGGAACCAGGCTTCCAGTCCAATGGAAGCAGCTAAAAAGAAACTTGATGCTGCGTTTGAATTCATTACAAAGCTCGGTGTGCATTACTATTGTTTCCATGATCGGGACCTGGCTCCTGAGGGAGAAAACTTGAAAGAAACAGAAAAAAATCTTAAGGAAATGGTTAAAATAGCAAAGGAAAAGCAGGAAGCCTCTGGTGTAAAACTTCTCTGGGGTACGGCAAATCTTTTTAGCCACCCGAGATATATGAATGGAGCCGCAACTAATCCCGATTTTCGCGTAGTAGCCCATGCAGCATCACAAGTACAAATGGCAATTGACGCAACAATAGAACTCGATGGCGAAAATTATGTCTTCTGGGGTGGTAGAGAAGGCTATGATACACTTCATAATACCGACATCAAAAGAGAACTCGACCATCTTGCAATTTTTCTCCAGAAAGTAAGGGATTATGGGCGCACAGCTGGTTTCAAAGGACACTTTCTAATAGAACCAAAACCAAAAGAACCAACAAAACACCAATACGACTATGATGTGTCAACTGTCATTGGATTTATTAAACAAAATGGCCTCGAAAAAGATTTTAGATTAAACATTGAAAACAATCACGCAACCCTTGCAATGCATACATTTACCCATGAAGTACTTCTTGCCTGTGAACATGATCTTCTTGGTGGACTCGATATAAACCAGGGCGACCTATTCCTGGGTTGGGATACCGATGAATTCCTGCATGATTTATATCAGGCTACAGAATTAATGCTTATACTATTACAGCACGGTGGAATGAAAGTGGGTGGTATGAATTTCGATGCTAAAACAAGAAGAAACTCAACTGACCTTGAAGACCTGTTTATCGCTCATATCTCATCGATGGATACCCTTGCAAGAGGACTTTTAATCGCTAATGAAATCCTTGAGAAATCAGACTATCTAAAAATGAGAAAAGAGAGATATGCAAGCTTTGATTCTGGCGATGGTGCAAAATTTGAAAAAGGTGAACTCAGCCTACCAGAGATCGCAAAACTGGCTTATGAATATGGCGAGCCTGAACTAATAAGCGGGAAACAGGAGCTGTTCGAGGCTTTAATAAACATGTATATTAAATAG